The Ferroacidibacillus organovorans genome window below encodes:
- a CDS encoding MFS transporter, translated as MHKMPPQSEPAHPLSKQVVFVLALASGVTVANLYYNQPLLAQIVHAFHAPEQQGGILSMCTQIGYAIGLFFFVPLGDMKERRRLILVLLALAAISLIGVATAQNIAWMDATSLAVGITSIAPQLLIPLAAQLAAPNERGKVIGSVMSGLLIGILLARTASGWIGGDFGWRAMYWIAALMMVILSVLLRLLLPQTFPEQTVTYRELFMSAGRLIREQPTLRETSLLGATLFGGFSLFWTTLTFFIEQPPYHYGSQIAGLFGLVGVAGAGAARFAGRLADRMPAQILSGFALATVLLSFLCFWIFGSHLVGLILGIVLLDLGTQAGHILNQSRIFNLLPEARNRLNMVYMVAYFLGGSISSAIGSFVWSAWRWNGVCAFGCILVATGFSVWGTYRIKSVRISSANDEPSA; from the coding sequence ATGCATAAGATGCCCCCTCAATCTGAACCAGCCCATCCGTTATCAAAACAAGTCGTCTTTGTTCTCGCTCTCGCAAGCGGAGTCACCGTTGCCAACCTGTACTACAATCAACCGCTTTTGGCACAGATTGTGCACGCCTTTCACGCGCCTGAGCAACAAGGTGGTATCCTGTCCATGTGCACTCAAATTGGCTATGCGATTGGACTCTTCTTTTTTGTGCCTCTCGGAGATATGAAAGAGCGCAGGCGCCTGATCCTGGTCCTGCTTGCCTTGGCGGCTATCTCCCTGATTGGCGTAGCAACCGCGCAGAACATCGCGTGGATGGATGCCACCAGCCTTGCCGTTGGCATCACATCGATCGCCCCCCAGTTGCTCATCCCACTCGCCGCGCAACTCGCTGCGCCAAACGAGCGCGGCAAAGTCATCGGCAGCGTCATGAGCGGTCTGCTCATTGGCATTCTGCTCGCGCGCACAGCATCCGGATGGATTGGCGGCGACTTTGGCTGGCGTGCCATGTACTGGATCGCCGCACTGATGATGGTGATCCTAAGCGTCCTCTTGCGATTGTTGCTCCCGCAAACCTTCCCGGAGCAAACGGTCACTTATCGCGAATTGTTTATGTCCGCCGGCCGATTGATTCGAGAGCAGCCCACCCTGCGTGAAACATCCCTTCTCGGCGCCACCCTATTCGGCGGATTCAGCCTTTTCTGGACAACGCTCACTTTTTTTATTGAACAACCGCCCTATCACTATGGAAGCCAGATTGCCGGACTTTTTGGGCTTGTCGGTGTGGCTGGCGCCGGCGCCGCTCGCTTTGCGGGACGCTTGGCGGACCGCATGCCCGCGCAGATCTTGTCTGGCTTCGCACTTGCTACGGTGCTTCTCTCATTTCTCTGTTTTTGGATTTTCGGCTCACACCTAGTCGGACTCATTCTCGGCATTGTACTGCTTGATCTCGGCACACAAGCCGGGCACATTCTAAATCAGAGCCGCATCTTCAACCTCTTGCCAGAAGCGCGAAACCGATTGAACATGGTATACATGGTGGCCTATTTCCTCGGCGGTTCCATCAGTTCTGCCATCGGCAGCTTCGTTTGGTCTGCGTGGAGATGGAACGGGGTCTGCGCATTTGGGTGCATACTTGTCGCAACGGGGTTCTCTGTGTGGGGAACCTATCGTATAAAGTCAGTACGCATCTCTTCTGCAAACGACGAACCTTCGGCATAA
- the lonC gene encoding Lon family ATP-dependent protease: MQQKRSHKDSVIVEQAAHESMALRDRLNSLLIFAERLYGKEAWDALIRHYQLEEKMRSTHLEQRVSAFYQLFFQKDPSLRGSQRDFAVLPAMLGAIEEKLVEQAARKKLDEQLDEKVASELERRHLEYLEQIRKEILLKNKSAESPHSLRMYGRLEKMARQSMGHSLFSAMRPSRLEQIVGQRDAIRSLLAKMCSPWPQHVLLYGPPGVGKTTVARLVMREAANYRRSRFYEDSPFVELDATSLRGNQRDATDPLLGFVQDPIYQGTRHDFAGSGVPEPKLGAVSEAHGGVLFIDEIGEMEPHTQLKLLKVLEDKKVSFQSAYYDAADSAVPLYIKRLFEEGAPADFILIGATTRQPEEINPALRSRCAEIFFDALTTEDLALIVKQSAEQLGTTLEPDAATKISQSAPNGRKAVGLLGDAYALASLRTGADSPEIALSDVQSVLRVNRMASEGQVPLLSSSEIGRVFALGVHQYVGRLIEIEAAVFPAREPHRGEARVNDRAGLMTKDALQNALTNVRRVFGEAAAHYDLHVNVVGGGIVDGPSAGLAFFVVLMSVLTDTAIPQDVAFTGELSIRGEIKAVGGVPEKLNGARHAGVRTLYIPSENRLEIAKDLSENVRFVSHVRDILTEFFPKVAK, encoded by the coding sequence ATGCAACAAAAACGATCTCACAAAGACTCTGTAATCGTTGAACAAGCAGCGCATGAATCTATGGCGTTGCGTGATCGTTTGAATTCTTTATTGATCTTTGCTGAACGTCTCTATGGCAAAGAGGCGTGGGATGCTTTGATCCGTCACTATCAGTTGGAGGAAAAGATGCGCTCAACACATCTTGAGCAAAGGGTGAGCGCATTCTACCAACTTTTTTTTCAGAAGGATCCCTCTTTGCGAGGCAGCCAGCGCGATTTTGCGGTGCTACCTGCGATGCTGGGGGCGATTGAGGAAAAGCTGGTGGAGCAGGCCGCGAGAAAAAAACTGGACGAGCAGTTGGATGAGAAAGTCGCCAGTGAGCTTGAGAGAAGGCACCTCGAGTACCTTGAACAGATACGCAAGGAAATCCTTCTAAAAAACAAGAGTGCAGAGAGTCCACACAGTTTGCGCATGTATGGACGGCTTGAGAAAATGGCGCGGCAGTCGATGGGCCATTCGCTTTTTAGTGCGATGCGGCCTAGCCGGTTGGAGCAGATCGTAGGTCAACGCGACGCGATTCGCTCGCTGCTCGCAAAAATGTGCTCACCGTGGCCGCAACACGTCTTGCTGTACGGACCGCCGGGGGTAGGGAAAACGACCGTCGCGCGCCTTGTTATGCGAGAGGCTGCAAATTATCGTCGCAGTCGATTTTATGAAGACAGTCCGTTTGTGGAGCTTGACGCCACATCGCTACGCGGTAACCAGCGCGACGCGACAGATCCGCTTCTAGGGTTTGTCCAGGATCCGATTTATCAGGGTACACGACATGATTTTGCGGGAAGTGGCGTGCCAGAGCCGAAGCTTGGCGCTGTCAGTGAAGCGCACGGCGGTGTCCTATTCATTGATGAGATCGGTGAGATGGAACCGCATACTCAGTTGAAGCTATTAAAAGTATTGGAAGATAAAAAGGTATCTTTTCAATCCGCGTACTATGATGCAGCAGATTCGGCGGTTCCACTTTATATAAAAAGGCTTTTTGAAGAGGGAGCCCCGGCAGATTTTATTTTGATTGGCGCCACGACGCGCCAGCCTGAGGAAATCAATCCTGCGCTGCGCTCGCGCTGTGCAGAGATCTTTTTTGACGCATTGACCACAGAAGATCTTGCGCTCATTGTGAAACAGAGCGCAGAGCAACTTGGAACCACGCTTGAACCAGATGCCGCGACAAAAATTAGCCAGAGTGCTCCGAATGGCAGGAAAGCGGTGGGGTTACTCGGTGACGCGTATGCGCTCGCTTCTTTACGGACAGGGGCGGATAGCCCTGAGATTGCGCTTAGTGACGTCCAGAGTGTACTGCGTGTCAACCGAATGGCGTCAGAAGGTCAAGTTCCCTTGCTGTCTTCGAGTGAGATTGGCCGCGTTTTTGCGCTTGGCGTCCATCAGTACGTCGGTCGCTTGATTGAGATTGAAGCGGCTGTGTTTCCGGCACGCGAACCGCACCGAGGAGAGGCTCGCGTCAATGATCGGGCCGGTCTCATGACAAAAGATGCGCTACAAAATGCGCTGACGAATGTGCGGCGCGTATTTGGTGAAGCGGCGGCGCATTACGATCTTCACGTAAACGTGGTGGGCGGTGGCATTGTGGATGGCCCATCGGCTGGACTCGCCTTTTTTGTCGTTCTAATGAGTGTTTTGACGGATACAGCGATCCCGCAAGATGTCGCGTTTACAGGGGAGCTTTCAATTCGTGGAGAGATCAAGGCGGTAGGCGGCGTACCGGAAAAGTTAAATGGGGCGCGTCACGCCGGGGTGCGAACACTCTATATACCGTCGGAGAATCGATTGGAGATCGCCAAAGATTTGTCTGAAAATGTTCGATTTGTGAGCCATGTGCGAGATATTCTAACGGAGTTTTTCCCGAAGGTTGCTAAATAA
- the acs gene encoding acetate--CoA ligase: MDAPNGVDFIQKSKSFRPPSSYVEQSYITSADMYSEIYRASIEDPVAFWSDIADELDWVHREQTVIEGSLPDFRFFPGSQINVSLNCVDRHANNPLRRNKVAFFFEGENGETRSLTYLQLHRNVQKFANVLHNFGLAKGDVVSVYMQNLPETYIVLLACLRMGIIYNTVFAGFSPEALRERIVTSNAKAVICSNGSYRRGKVLALKETVDAALQGEHAVRHVIVFNRIADLATPMVQGRDYDYTELMRTAPATCDAVPLDCNDPGLLIFTSGTSGKPKGIVHAGGGFLLGTYAYSKYQLDLRDEDVYWNTADIGWLTAHIFVLVGGLALGVTNVIYEGAIDHPHQGRLYEIVERYQINKLFSAPTAFRMLMKYGEALAQTYDLSSIRLIASVGEPLNPEAWNWVYRVVGGGHAVINNTWGQTETGGTPLASLPGATAMKPGSCGVPFFGHSLDVVDHEGRPVKDGTPGLLIIRTPFPTLARDVFGNRNRYLQNYFEQIPGAYITGDSAIRDHDGHYWVLGRVDDVINVAGHRISTMEMESSLIQHESVVEAAVVAQPDAIKGTVPVAFVTIDNRVLPDDGLAKALQLKVIEDIGSFAKPERIHFVSVMPKTRSGKIMRRMLREVLEGSVIQGDITGLEDSDALTMLISEVQDS; encoded by the coding sequence ATGGATGCGCCCAATGGGGTAGATTTTATTCAGAAAAGCAAGTCATTTCGTCCGCCCTCTTCCTATGTCGAACAGTCTTACATCACAAGTGCTGACATGTACAGCGAAATATACCGCGCATCCATCGAAGACCCTGTAGCATTCTGGAGTGATATCGCTGACGAATTGGATTGGGTTCATCGCGAACAAACAGTTATCGAGGGAAGCCTGCCCGATTTTCGCTTCTTCCCTGGTAGCCAGATCAACGTAAGCCTGAACTGCGTGGATCGTCACGCAAACAATCCGCTGCGTCGCAACAAAGTGGCCTTTTTCTTTGAAGGAGAGAACGGTGAAACGCGATCTCTGACTTACCTGCAACTGCACCGCAATGTGCAAAAGTTTGCGAATGTCCTTCACAACTTTGGTCTTGCAAAGGGCGACGTCGTCAGTGTCTACATGCAAAACCTCCCGGAAACGTATATCGTCCTGCTCGCGTGCCTCCGCATGGGCATTATTTACAATACGGTGTTTGCAGGATTTTCACCTGAAGCCCTCCGTGAACGCATCGTCACGTCAAACGCAAAAGCCGTTATTTGCTCAAATGGCAGTTATCGCAGAGGGAAAGTGTTGGCTTTGAAGGAAACTGTGGATGCCGCCCTTCAGGGTGAACACGCCGTCAGGCACGTCATCGTATTCAATCGAATTGCCGATCTGGCCACACCCATGGTACAGGGCAGGGATTATGACTACACCGAATTGATGCGAACAGCCCCTGCAACCTGTGACGCCGTGCCGCTAGACTGCAACGATCCCGGACTGCTTATTTTCACAAGCGGAACCAGCGGTAAACCAAAAGGGATTGTTCATGCCGGCGGTGGATTTCTGCTTGGGACATACGCTTATTCTAAATATCAACTCGACCTGCGCGACGAGGATGTGTACTGGAACACAGCCGATATCGGTTGGCTGACAGCCCATATCTTTGTCCTCGTGGGCGGATTGGCGCTCGGCGTCACGAACGTCATCTACGAAGGCGCCATCGACCATCCGCATCAAGGCCGCTTATACGAAATCGTGGAGCGCTACCAGATCAACAAATTATTCTCTGCACCGACGGCATTCCGCATGCTTATGAAGTATGGGGAAGCCTTGGCACAAACGTATGATCTCTCGTCCATCCGCCTGATTGCCTCTGTCGGAGAGCCGCTTAATCCAGAAGCCTGGAACTGGGTGTACCGCGTTGTCGGAGGAGGACACGCCGTCATCAACAACACCTGGGGACAGACGGAGACCGGCGGTACACCACTGGCCTCGCTGCCCGGCGCGACGGCGATGAAACCCGGATCGTGCGGCGTACCATTTTTCGGCCACAGCCTTGACGTCGTGGATCATGAGGGACGTCCCGTGAAGGACGGAACGCCTGGCTTACTGATCATCCGAACCCCGTTTCCCACTCTGGCGCGCGATGTGTTTGGCAACCGCAACCGCTATTTACAGAACTACTTTGAGCAAATACCTGGTGCCTACATCACCGGCGACAGCGCCATACGCGACCACGATGGGCACTACTGGGTGTTGGGGAGGGTCGATGATGTCATCAACGTCGCCGGACATCGCATCAGTACCATGGAGATGGAGAGTTCTCTCATTCAACACGAATCCGTTGTCGAAGCTGCTGTGGTAGCTCAACCGGATGCGATAAAGGGGACTGTTCCGGTTGCGTTTGTCACGATCGACAACCGGGTTTTACCCGATGATGGGCTGGCCAAAGCATTACAACTCAAAGTCATCGAAGATATTGGCTCATTTGCCAAACCGGAACGCATTCATTTTGTGAGTGTGATGCCAAAGACGCGATCGGGGAAAATCATGCGCAGAATGCTGCGCGAGGTGCTTGAGGGTAGCGTGATTCAGGGCGATATCACTGGACTCGAAGACAGTGACGCACTCACCATGCTCATCTCGGAAGTGCAAGACTCATAA
- a CDS encoding DUF2232 domain-containing protein yields the protein MYLNDANRRAVIASTLFFLLLGIAVFTGLSSLALLVIPAPIIYLMEAGYTKRAIGALATAFLFSFLTAGWLSMLLLCLAVGGLAYLLTQGLRKQTIASAIIQSSLLMVAFFLSGFVLASLSGNSFLGALKQQLQTSIQANPQMAQVANLSASDLLVQLMAEVQLLLPSLMVMFAVSIPMVSLIIVRAVHRREGRTVQPFFRSIRFPRSILPIFVVSFLLVALGLGAKQTVYWQLVNNVWMISAFLLVIQAISLVWWMLSRRKIGVFATFLLLLLLMIPVVLDAVIFLGAIDQITSVRKWMQRFTKS from the coding sequence ATGTATCTGAATGATGCCAATCGGCGTGCGGTTATTGCGAGCACCTTGTTTTTTTTGTTGTTAGGAATCGCCGTTTTTACAGGGCTTTCAAGTTTAGCCTTGCTTGTGATTCCTGCGCCAATAATCTACCTCATGGAAGCGGGGTACACAAAGAGGGCTATAGGAGCTCTCGCTACTGCGTTTCTTTTCTCCTTTTTGACTGCTGGTTGGTTGAGCATGTTGCTGCTTTGTCTCGCTGTGGGGGGCCTAGCGTATCTTTTGACACAAGGATTGCGCAAACAAACGATTGCCTCAGCCATTATTCAATCTTCGCTGCTCATGGTGGCATTCTTTTTAAGCGGTTTTGTGTTGGCGTCATTATCCGGCAATTCTTTTTTAGGTGCGCTGAAACAGCAACTTCAAACTTCTATTCAGGCCAACCCACAGATGGCACAAGTTGCGAATCTCTCCGCGAGTGACTTGCTTGTGCAGTTGATGGCTGAAGTTCAACTGTTGCTGCCAAGCCTTATGGTTATGTTTGCCGTGAGCATTCCGATGGTGAGCTTAATTATTGTTCGCGCAGTCCATCGCCGTGAGGGGAGAACGGTTCAACCTTTTTTTCGATCAATTCGATTTCCGCGATCGATTCTCCCGATCTTTGTCGTCTCATTTCTTCTTGTCGCACTGGGGCTTGGCGCAAAGCAAACCGTTTATTGGCAATTGGTCAATAATGTATGGATGATCAGCGCGTTCTTGCTTGTGATTCAAGCGATATCCTTGGTGTGGTGGATGCTCTCTCGACGTAAGATCGGTGTTTTTGCAACCTTTCTTTTGCTACTTCTGCTCATGATTCCGGTGGTGTTGGATGCAGTTATTTTTCTGGGGGCGATCGACCAAATCACTTCTGTACGCAAGTGGATGCAAAGGTTTACAAAATCCTGA
- a CDS encoding adenylosuccinate synthase, with the protein MSTVVVVGTQWGDEGKGKITDYLAEKANVVARYQGGNNAGHRIRLGDQKFDLHLLPSGILYENKVCVIGNGMVVDPRALIEEMDYLKTLDVKLGKLVISDRAHVVMPYHIRLDELEEERKGASKIGTTRKGIGPAYMDKAARIGIRVVDLLDRDVFRAMVERNLLEKNRLFERYYEADGFTAEEIMDAYLPLAELIRPFVTDTSVVLEDAILKGQDVLFEGAQATMLDLDHGTYPYVTASNPVAGGVCIGSGVGPTEIDQVIGVVKAYTTRVGEGPFVSELTDALGDHIREVGHEYGVTTGRPRRVGWFDGVVTRHARRVSGLDSIAVTKLDILSGLDELRVCVAYDWKGQRLDAVPASIKQLSECKPIYESLPGWKSDISNVRNFEELPKEAQNYLNRLSELTGAPISLFGTGADRDQIVQMKQVF; encoded by the coding sequence ATGTCCACAGTGGTTGTGGTTGGAACACAGTGGGGCGATGAAGGGAAAGGCAAGATTACAGACTATCTCGCAGAAAAGGCGAATGTTGTCGCGCGCTACCAGGGTGGAAACAACGCGGGACATCGGATTCGGCTTGGCGATCAAAAATTTGATCTACACCTCTTACCATCCGGAATTCTCTATGAAAATAAAGTGTGTGTGATTGGCAATGGCATGGTTGTCGATCCACGCGCGCTTATTGAAGAGATGGATTATCTTAAAACGTTAGATGTGAAACTTGGGAAACTTGTCATCAGTGATCGTGCGCATGTCGTAATGCCGTATCATATCCGACTAGATGAACTCGAAGAAGAGCGCAAAGGTGCAAGTAAAATTGGCACAACGCGAAAGGGCATCGGACCTGCCTATATGGATAAGGCGGCGCGGATTGGTATTCGCGTTGTGGATCTACTTGATCGAGACGTTTTTCGCGCAATGGTCGAGCGGAATCTTCTGGAGAAGAATCGCTTGTTTGAACGTTATTATGAGGCGGATGGATTCACTGCTGAAGAGATCATGGATGCCTACTTGCCTTTGGCCGAATTGATTCGACCATTTGTGACGGATACATCTGTGGTGCTGGAAGATGCAATTCTAAAAGGGCAAGATGTTTTATTCGAGGGAGCCCAGGCAACGATGCTCGATCTCGACCACGGAACGTATCCGTATGTTACTGCGTCAAATCCAGTGGCGGGTGGCGTGTGTATTGGTTCTGGGGTTGGCCCAACAGAGATCGATCAGGTGATCGGCGTGGTAAAAGCGTATACAACGCGCGTTGGAGAGGGTCCGTTCGTTAGTGAGCTTACCGACGCGCTTGGTGACCACATTCGCGAAGTGGGGCATGAATACGGTGTGACGACGGGGCGACCGCGTCGCGTTGGCTGGTTTGACGGCGTCGTGACACGGCATGCGCGGCGAGTAAGTGGTCTTGACAGCATCGCAGTCACTAAGCTTGACATTCTGTCAGGGCTGGATGAATTGCGCGTTTGTGTGGCGTATGACTGGAAAGGTCAGAGACTGGACGCTGTTCCTGCGAGCATTAAACAGTTAAGCGAGTGCAAACCGATCTATGAATCACTGCCGGGTTGGAAGTCTGACATATCAAACGTACGAAACTTTGAGGAATTGCCGAAAGAGGCGCAGAACTATCTCAATCGACTGTCAGAACTGACGGGGGCGCCAATCTCTTTGTTTGGCACAGGCGCGGATCGCGATCAAATCGTACAAATGAAGCAGGTTTTTTAG
- the dnaB gene encoding replicative DNA helicase: MELEAVAERIPPQSVEAEQAVLGALLIAPDILSSLAERLRPEDFYRGSHQILFGIALEIAEKGDPVDLVTLTSRLQEVGKLEESGGLDYLLALARSVPTAANAEYHAQIVADRALMRRLIQVSTQIAASGYDGSEDVGTLLDTAERRILALASERTDRGFTAIREVLENAYERIEFLYNNRGGVTGVPSGYGDLDRMTSGFQPSDLIIIAARPSVGKTAFALNIAQNVAVRAKMPVAIFSLEMSKEQLVQRMICAEANIDANVLRTGQLADDDWAKLSLGMSSLSESPIFIDDSAGVTLAEMRSRLRRLKAESGLGLVVIDYLQLISGKGRSDNRQQEISEISRSLKQLARELSVPMIALSQLSRSVEQRQDKRPMLSDIRESGSIEQDADVVAFLYRDDYYDPESEKKNIVEVIIGKQRNGPTGKVDLVFLKNYNKFVSLERDVR; encoded by the coding sequence ATGGAACTTGAAGCGGTTGCAGAACGCATTCCACCTCAGAGTGTTGAGGCAGAGCAGGCTGTTTTGGGTGCACTCCTGATTGCTCCGGACATTCTCTCTTCGCTTGCGGAAAGATTGCGCCCAGAGGACTTTTATCGCGGCTCGCATCAAATTCTGTTTGGCATCGCGCTTGAGATTGCCGAAAAAGGTGATCCTGTTGATTTGGTGACGCTGACGTCGCGATTGCAAGAGGTTGGAAAACTTGAGGAATCCGGTGGTCTCGACTACTTGCTTGCTCTCGCGCGGTCGGTTCCTACAGCGGCGAATGCAGAGTATCACGCACAAATTGTCGCAGACCGTGCACTCATGCGTCGCTTGATTCAAGTGTCGACTCAAATTGCTGCTTCAGGTTACGATGGTAGTGAAGACGTAGGCACCCTGCTCGATACGGCGGAACGACGCATCCTCGCGCTCGCATCAGAACGTACGGATCGTGGATTCACGGCCATTCGGGAAGTTCTTGAAAACGCATATGAGCGCATCGAGTTTCTCTATAACAATCGCGGTGGGGTGACGGGGGTACCCTCTGGATACGGCGACTTGGATCGCATGACTTCGGGATTTCAGCCTTCCGATCTCATTATTATCGCGGCACGGCCATCTGTAGGTAAGACAGCTTTTGCGCTTAATATCGCTCAGAATGTGGCGGTGCGAGCAAAAATGCCTGTAGCCATTTTCAGTTTGGAGATGTCCAAAGAGCAATTGGTGCAAAGGATGATCTGTGCAGAAGCGAATATCGACGCGAATGTGTTGCGCACAGGGCAACTCGCTGATGACGACTGGGCAAAATTATCACTTGGGATGAGTTCGCTCTCGGAGTCACCAATTTTTATCGATGACAGCGCAGGAGTCACGCTTGCCGAAATGCGATCGCGTCTGCGCCGATTGAAGGCGGAGTCGGGATTGGGACTCGTCGTGATCGATTATCTTCAACTTATCTCGGGTAAGGGCAGATCGGACAATCGACAGCAAGAAATCTCCGAGATATCAAGGAGTCTCAAGCAACTGGCGCGAGAACTCTCTGTGCCAATGATTGCACTCTCCCAATTGAGTCGCTCTGTTGAACAGCGCCAGGACAAGCGCCCCATGTTATCAGATATTCGGGAGTCAGGAAGCATTGAGCAAGACGCGGACGTTGTTGCGTTTTTATACCGTGACGATTATTACGATCCGGAGTCGGAGAAAAAGAACATTGTCGAAGTCATCATAGGCAAACAGCGTAATGGACCGACAGGAAAAGTGGATCTTGTATTTCTTAAAAACTATAACAAATTTGTGTCGTTGGAGCGTGACGTGCGGTGA